The following coding sequences are from one Streptomyces sp. NBC_01232 window:
- a CDS encoding MFS transporter yields the protein MSATQQLKSPIGTEAKSRGRWLALGVLVLAVLLVAVDATVLGLATPALSEDLKPSGTQLLWIGDIYSFVIAGLLVSMGSLGDRIGRKKLLLTGAAAFGAVSVLNAYATSPEMMIVARALLGVAGATLMPSTLALIRNIFHDPKERSLAIGIWGATASAGAAVGPVVGGALLQHFWWGSVFLINLPVMIALVVVGIKLLPESRNPVAGPWDLVSVGLSLIGVISVVYAVKEVATHGITWEVAATATLGVGALYAFVRRQFSLPSPLLDMRLFKHRGFSGAVLADLLTVFGLSGLVFFLSQFLQLVQGRDPLEAGLAELPAAIGAVVTGLIAGRYARRYSVRSIVAGGLGAIGLALAVLTVIHKESGYPLLGAALLVVGLGAGFSFTVTADVILSSVPKEQAGSASAVSETAYELGAALGIALLGSIVTGVYQSFTAPASVAGPVADAAHESLGGAVEAAKALDPHTAQVMVGAAQDAFVDGLRLASGVGAAVLLATAVAAWFLLKGQRLQEGVEH from the coding sequence ATGAGCGCGACCCAGCAGCTGAAGAGCCCGATCGGGACGGAGGCCAAGAGCCGCGGCCGCTGGCTCGCCCTGGGCGTGCTGGTGCTCGCCGTGCTGCTGGTCGCCGTCGACGCCACCGTCCTCGGCCTCGCCACCCCCGCACTCTCCGAGGACCTCAAGCCGTCCGGCACCCAGCTGCTCTGGATCGGCGACATCTACTCCTTCGTCATCGCCGGACTCCTGGTCTCCATGGGCAGCCTCGGCGACCGAATAGGCCGCAAGAAGCTCCTGCTCACCGGCGCCGCCGCGTTCGGTGCCGTGTCCGTGCTCAACGCCTACGCGACCAGCCCCGAGATGATGATCGTCGCACGGGCCCTGCTGGGCGTGGCCGGTGCGACCCTGATGCCGTCCACCCTCGCGCTGATCCGCAACATCTTCCACGACCCGAAGGAGCGCAGCCTCGCGATCGGCATCTGGGGCGCCACCGCCTCGGCCGGCGCGGCCGTCGGCCCGGTCGTCGGCGGAGCGCTGCTCCAGCACTTCTGGTGGGGCTCGGTCTTCCTGATCAACCTCCCTGTGATGATCGCCCTGGTCGTGGTCGGAATCAAGCTCCTTCCCGAATCCAGGAACCCGGTCGCCGGTCCCTGGGACCTCGTCAGCGTCGGTCTCTCCCTCATCGGCGTGATCAGCGTGGTCTACGCCGTCAAGGAAGTCGCCACGCACGGCATCACCTGGGAGGTCGCGGCCACCGCGACGCTCGGCGTCGGCGCGCTGTACGCCTTCGTACGCCGCCAGTTCAGCCTGCCGTCCCCGCTGCTCGACATGCGCCTCTTCAAGCACCGCGGCTTCTCCGGCGCGGTCCTCGCCGACCTGCTGACCGTCTTCGGCCTCTCCGGACTGGTTTTTTTCCTCTCCCAGTTCCTGCAGCTCGTCCAGGGCCGCGACCCGCTGGAGGCGGGGCTCGCCGAACTGCCCGCCGCCATTGGCGCGGTGGTCACCGGCCTGATCGCCGGCCGGTACGCCCGCCGGTACTCGGTACGGTCCATCGTGGCCGGCGGCCTCGGCGCCATCGGCCTGGCCCTCGCCGTCCTGACGGTGATCCACAAGGAGAGCGGCTACCCGCTGCTCGGCGCCGCCCTGCTCGTCGTCGGCCTCGGCGCCGGCTTCTCCTTCACCGTCACCGCCGACGTCATCCTCTCCAGCGTGCCCAAGGAGCAGGCCGGTTCGGCCTCCGCCGTCTCCGAGACGGCGTACGAACTCGGTGCCGCCCTCGGCATCGCCCTGCTCGGCTCCATCGTCACCGGCGTCTACCAGAGCTTCACCGCCCCGGCCTCGGTCGCGGGCCCGGTGGCCGACGCCGCGCACGAATCCCTCGGCGGGGCCGTCGAGGCCGCCAAGGCCCTCGACCCGCACACCGCCCAGGTGATGGTCGGCGCCGCCCA
- a CDS encoding TetR/AcrR family transcriptional regulator has translation MAMDRDQVLRDAAALLSRKSTATMDEVARAAGIGRATLHRHFAGRDALVRALEELGIREFEVAFDNARLDEGTAVEALKRLVAEAEPNAQLLAFLVTENQLFEGDEVNEGWARLDARVGALFRRGQEEGDIRIDLTPAWLTEALYGLVGTCAWAVMDGRVAAKDFQYMIIELLLGGARRSVEK, from the coding sequence ATGGCCATGGATCGTGACCAGGTGCTCCGCGATGCGGCCGCCCTGCTTTCCCGCAAGTCGACCGCCACGATGGACGAGGTCGCCCGCGCCGCCGGCATCGGGCGCGCGACCCTCCACCGGCACTTCGCCGGACGCGACGCCCTCGTACGGGCACTCGAAGAACTCGGCATCCGGGAGTTCGAGGTGGCGTTCGACAACGCCCGTCTCGACGAGGGCACGGCGGTGGAGGCGCTGAAGCGACTCGTCGCCGAGGCCGAGCCCAATGCCCAGCTGCTGGCCTTCCTCGTCACCGAGAACCAGCTGTTCGAGGGCGACGAGGTCAACGAGGGATGGGCCCGGCTCGACGCCCGCGTCGGCGCGCTCTTCCGGCGCGGCCAGGAAGAGGGCGACATCCGGATCGACCTGACCCCGGCATGGCTCACCGAGGCCCTCTACGGCCTCGTCGGCACCTGCGCCTGGGCCGTGATGGACGGCCGGGTCGCCGCCAAGGACTTCCAGTACATGATCATCGAGCTGTTGCTCGGTGGCGCACGACGGAGTGTGGAGAAATGA
- a CDS encoding HAD domain-containing protein — translation MKPLLLIDVDGPLNPYAAKAQRRPEGYSTHRMRPTGWTEAEQARPLRVWLNHDHGAELLALADAYELVWATTWKDEANDWIGPHLGLPRLPFIDWPAMHGRAPRGTFWKTQYILEYAGERPFAWIDDDITAMDREYVDQRHPAQTLLMRIDEQIGLVRADFDTLAAWATPSPSDYLK, via the coding sequence ATGAAACCACTGCTGCTGATCGACGTCGACGGCCCGCTGAACCCCTACGCGGCCAAGGCCCAGCGCCGCCCCGAGGGGTACAGCACCCACCGGATGCGCCCGACGGGATGGACCGAGGCGGAGCAGGCCAGGCCGCTGCGGGTCTGGCTGAATCACGACCACGGCGCGGAGCTGCTCGCCCTCGCGGATGCCTATGAGCTGGTCTGGGCCACCACATGGAAGGACGAGGCGAACGACTGGATAGGGCCGCACCTGGGGCTGCCCAGACTGCCCTTCATCGACTGGCCGGCGATGCACGGCCGGGCGCCGCGCGGCACCTTCTGGAAGACCCAGTACATCCTCGAGTACGCGGGCGAGCGGCCCTTCGCGTGGATCGACGACGACATCACGGCCATGGACCGCGAGTACGTCGACCAGCGCCACCCGGCGCAGACCCTGCTGATGCGCATCGACGAACAGATCGGGCTGGTCCGCGCGGACTTCGACACTCTGGCCGCATGGGCCACACCGTCACCGAGCGACTACCTAAAGTGA
- the argH gene encoding argininosuccinate lyase encodes MSSNKSDVRLWGGRFADGPAEALAKLSASVHFDWRLAPYDIAGSRAHARVLHKAGLLTAEELDRMIAGLDQLEADVASGSFTGTIADEDVHTALERGLLERLGPDLGGKLRAGRSRNDQVATLFRMYLRDHGRVIGGLIADLQDALVHLAETHHDVAMPGRTHLQHAQPVLFAHHVLAHVQSLSRDAERLRQWDTRTAVSPYGSGALAGSSLGLDPEQVAADLGFERGSVGNSIDGTASRDFVAEFAFITAMIGINLSRIAEEIIIWNTKEFSFVTLHDAFSTGSSIMPQKKNPDIAELARGKSGRLIGNLTGLLATLKALPLAYNRDLQEDKEPVFDSCDTLEVLLPAFTGMMATLTVNRERMEELAPAGFSLATDIAEWLVKQGVPFRVAHEVAGECVKVCEGEGIELDQLTDEQFAKISEHLTPEVRTVLNVKGALASRNGRGGTAPSAVAVQLTELKADLVIQHAWAAHKQ; translated from the coding sequence GTGAGCAGCAACAAGAGTGACGTCCGGCTCTGGGGCGGCCGGTTCGCCGACGGTCCCGCCGAGGCCCTCGCGAAGCTGTCCGCGTCGGTCCACTTCGACTGGCGCCTCGCGCCGTACGACATCGCGGGGTCCCGCGCCCACGCCCGCGTGCTGCACAAGGCCGGCCTGCTCACGGCCGAAGAGCTCGACCGCATGATCGCGGGGCTCGACCAGTTGGAGGCCGACGTGGCGAGCGGCTCCTTCACCGGCACGATCGCCGACGAGGACGTGCACACCGCCCTGGAGCGCGGCCTGCTGGAGCGGCTCGGCCCCGACCTCGGCGGCAAGCTCCGTGCCGGCCGGTCCCGCAACGACCAGGTGGCCACCCTCTTCCGGATGTACCTGCGCGACCACGGCCGGGTCATCGGCGGCCTGATCGCGGACCTCCAGGACGCGCTGGTCCACCTCGCCGAGACCCACCACGACGTGGCGATGCCGGGCCGGACCCACCTCCAGCACGCGCAGCCGGTGCTCTTCGCCCACCACGTCCTCGCCCACGTGCAGTCCCTGTCCCGGGACGCCGAGCGGCTGCGCCAGTGGGACACCCGGACCGCGGTCTCCCCGTACGGCTCGGGCGCCCTGGCCGGCTCCTCGCTGGGCCTGGACCCGGAGCAGGTCGCCGCCGACCTGGGCTTCGAGCGGGGCTCGGTCGGCAACTCGATCGACGGCACGGCCTCGCGCGACTTCGTCGCCGAGTTCGCCTTCATCACCGCGATGATCGGGATCAACCTGTCCCGGATCGCGGAGGAGATCATCATCTGGAACACGAAGGAGTTCTCCTTCGTGACGCTGCACGACGCCTTCTCGACCGGGTCGTCGATCATGCCGCAGAAGAAGAACCCCGACATCGCGGAGTTGGCGCGCGGCAAGTCGGGGCGCCTCATCGGCAACCTGACCGGCCTGCTCGCGACCCTCAAGGCGCTGCCCCTGGCGTACAACCGGGACCTGCAGGAGGACAAGGAGCCGGTCTTCGACTCCTGCGACACCCTCGAGGTCCTGCTGCCGGCCTTCACCGGCATGATGGCGACGCTCACGGTCAACCGGGAGCGGATGGAGGAGCTGGCCCCGGCGGGCTTCTCGCTCGCCACCGACATCGCGGAGTGGCTGGTCAAGCAGGGTGTGCCGTTCCGGGTGGCGCACGAGGTGGCCGGCGAGTGCGTCAAGGTCTGCGAGGGCGAGGGCATCGAGCTCGACCAGCTGACGGACGAACAGTTCGCCAAGATCTCGGAGCACCTGACCCCCGAGGTCCGGACCGTCCTCAACGTCAAGGGCGCCCTGGCTTCGCGCAACGGCCGCGGCGGCACCGCCCCGTCGGCGGTCGCGGTCCAGCTCACCGAGCTGAAGGCCGATCTGGTCATCCAGCATGCCTGGGCGGCCCACAAGCAGTAG
- a CDS encoding argininosuccinate synthase: MTERVVLAYSGGLDTSVAIGWIAEETGAEVIAVAVDVGQGGEDLDVIRKRALDCGAVEAEVADASDEFANEYCLPAIKANALYMDRYPLVSALSRPAIVKHLVAAAKKHGATTVAHGCTGKGNDQVRFEAGIVALAPDLKCIAPVRDYAMTRDKAIAFCEEKQLPIATTKKSPYSIDQNVFGRAVETGFLEDIWNAPIEDIYEYTSNPALPREADEVVISFKEGVPVAIDGKPVSVLQAIQQLNDRAGAQGIGRIDIVEDRLVGIKSREVYEAPGAIALITAHQELENVTVERELARYKRQVEQRWGEMVYDGLWFSPLKRALDGFINEANQHVTGDIRMTLHGGRAVVTGRKSDESLYDFNLATYDSGDTFDQSKAQGFIEIFGLSSKIAARRDLA, encoded by the coding sequence GTGACCGAGCGCGTCGTACTCGCCTACTCGGGCGGCCTGGACACCTCCGTCGCCATCGGCTGGATCGCCGAGGAGACGGGCGCCGAGGTCATCGCCGTTGCCGTGGACGTCGGCCAGGGCGGCGAGGACCTGGACGTCATCCGCAAGCGCGCGCTCGACTGCGGTGCGGTCGAGGCCGAGGTCGCCGACGCCTCCGACGAGTTCGCCAATGAGTACTGCCTCCCGGCGATCAAGGCGAACGCCCTCTACATGGACCGGTACCCGCTGGTCTCGGCGCTCTCCCGGCCGGCGATCGTCAAGCACCTCGTCGCCGCCGCCAAGAAGCACGGCGCCACCACCGTCGCCCACGGCTGCACGGGCAAGGGCAACGACCAGGTCCGCTTCGAGGCGGGCATCGTCGCCCTCGCCCCCGACCTCAAGTGCATCGCCCCGGTCCGCGACTACGCGATGACCCGGGACAAGGCGATCGCCTTCTGCGAGGAGAAGCAGCTCCCGATCGCGACCACCAAGAAGTCCCCGTACTCCATCGACCAGAACGTCTTCGGGCGCGCCGTCGAGACGGGCTTCCTGGAGGACATCTGGAACGCGCCGATCGAGGACATCTACGAATACACCTCGAACCCGGCCCTGCCGCGCGAGGCCGACGAGGTCGTCATCTCCTTCAAGGAGGGCGTCCCGGTCGCCATCGACGGCAAGCCCGTCAGCGTGCTGCAGGCCATCCAGCAGCTCAACGACCGCGCCGGCGCCCAGGGCATCGGCCGGATCGACATCGTCGAGGACCGTCTCGTGGGCATCAAGTCCCGCGAGGTGTACGAGGCTCCGGGTGCGATCGCGCTGATCACCGCACACCAGGAGCTGGAGAACGTCACCGTCGAGCGCGAGCTGGCCCGCTACAAGCGGCAGGTCGAGCAGCGCTGGGGCGAGATGGTCTACGACGGCCTGTGGTTCTCCCCGCTCAAGCGGGCCCTGGACGGCTTCATCAATGAGGCCAACCAGCACGTCACCGGTGACATCCGGATGACCCTGCACGGCGGCCGCGCCGTCGTCACCGGCCGGAAGTCGGACGAGTCGCTGTACGACTTCAACCTCGCGACCTACGACTCGGGCGACACCTTCGACCAGTCCAAGGCCCAGGGCTTCATCGAGATCTTCGGTCTCTCCTCGAAGATCGCGGCCCGCCGCGACCTCGCCTGA
- a CDS encoding HEAT repeat domain-containing protein gives MDTDAETPLPSPGSPAAEWIPFDHAVRQDRSWSCTSPLETPEAVRLCHASGWIREESLRAPIAPLLELVAIRCADWVPAVREQARRVLATALADDPAATVLRLTPLVMRLGRREQGAWALERLEAALDSDHDLLGALRASADPLTRRFAARLTLGAGLLGVRERARLAAREPDAVAGRLWTDATLAALAADGPDDEAIDTLLGGRGPMVRAAGVTALRGAGRTAEAAGHLTDRSGMVRACARWLVRQGGGDPYPLCRELLSDPARVTPYAVTGFAECARRQDAPLLHALLEHPDGRVRAAAVGGLRLLDSTDIELLRPLLDDPSPAVAREVARSLGGSAGRLPVDWLTARIAPGRPPHTRRAAHRLLSARGGVDSLRASVQLLTDGDAALRAVAAQHVRSLWIPYRQPDLPVRDPEVGALLDRCTHLFSAPVMRQMRASLGLPAGRAAADRY, from the coding sequence ATGGACACGGACGCGGAGACACCGCTCCCCTCTCCGGGGAGCCCGGCGGCCGAGTGGATCCCCTTCGATCACGCGGTCCGGCAGGACCGCTCCTGGTCGTGCACGAGCCCCCTCGAAACGCCGGAGGCCGTACGCCTGTGCCACGCCAGCGGCTGGATCCGCGAGGAGTCCCTCCGGGCGCCGATTGCGCCGCTGCTGGAGCTCGTCGCGATCCGGTGCGCGGACTGGGTGCCGGCCGTCCGGGAGCAGGCCCGGCGGGTCCTGGCCACGGCACTCGCGGACGACCCCGCCGCAACCGTGCTGCGGCTGACGCCGCTCGTCATGCGGCTGGGCCGGCGCGAGCAGGGCGCGTGGGCGCTGGAACGCCTCGAGGCCGCGCTGGACAGCGACCACGATCTCCTCGGCGCACTGCGCGCGAGCGCGGACCCGCTGACCCGCCGGTTCGCGGCGCGGCTGACCCTCGGCGCCGGGCTGCTGGGCGTACGGGAACGGGCCCGGCTGGCGGCCCGCGAACCGGATGCGGTGGCGGGCCGGCTGTGGACGGACGCGACACTCGCCGCGCTGGCCGCCGACGGACCGGACGACGAGGCGATCGACACCCTGCTCGGCGGGCGCGGCCCGATGGTCCGCGCCGCCGGGGTCACCGCCCTGCGCGGGGCCGGCCGGACCGCCGAGGCCGCAGGCCACCTCACCGACCGCTCCGGCATGGTCCGGGCCTGCGCCCGCTGGCTGGTCCGCCAGGGCGGCGGCGATCCGTACCCGCTGTGCCGCGAACTGCTGTCCGACCCCGCCCGCGTGACCCCGTACGCGGTGACCGGCTTCGCCGAGTGCGCCCGCCGCCAGGACGCGCCCCTGCTGCACGCGCTGCTGGAACACCCCGACGGCCGGGTACGGGCCGCGGCCGTCGGCGGGCTGCGCCTGCTGGACAGTACGGACATCGAGCTCCTGCGGCCGCTGCTGGACGACCCGTCACCCGCGGTGGCCCGCGAGGTCGCCCGGAGCCTCGGCGGCTCCGCGGGCCGGCTGCCCGTCGACTGGCTGACGGCCCGCATCGCGCCCGGACGGCCGCCGCACACCCGCCGGGCCGCCCACCGGCTGCTGTCCGCGCGGGGCGGGGTGGACTCACTGCGCGCCTCCGTGCAGCTGCTGACGGACGGGGACGCAGCCCTGCGGGCCGTCGCCGCGCAGCACGTCCGGAGCCTGTGGATCCCGTACCGGCAACCGGACCTGCCGGTCCGCGACCCGGAGGTCGGCGCCCTGCTGGACCGGTGCACGCACCTGTTCAGCGCCCCCGTCATGCGGCAGATGCGCGCCTCACTCGGGCTCCCGGCCGGGCGGGCCGCGGCGGACCGATACTGA
- a CDS encoding pyridoxamine 5'-phosphate oxidase family protein, whose translation MGKQHERIDGRLRAFIEEQPVFFTATAPLSGDGHVNLSPKGRAGTLVVIDDQTLAYLDFGGSGAETIAHVRENGRITLMWCAFSGPPNIVRIHGEGEAVFRDDPRWGELIALFGEADGPSARAVILVRARRISDVCGYAVPLMEYQGERTLHAEYFGRKSDEEFAAYCEKKEFIGSSLDGLPALPLPLPPRTV comes from the coding sequence ATGGGAAAGCAACACGAACGAATAGACGGCCGGCTGCGCGCGTTCATCGAGGAGCAGCCGGTCTTCTTCACCGCGACCGCCCCGCTCTCGGGTGACGGTCACGTCAACCTGTCCCCCAAGGGACGCGCCGGAACCCTCGTCGTCATCGACGACCAGACCCTGGCCTACCTGGACTTCGGGGGCAGCGGCGCCGAGACCATCGCCCACGTCCGGGAGAACGGCCGGATCACGCTGATGTGGTGCGCGTTCTCCGGGCCGCCCAACATCGTGCGCATCCACGGCGAGGGCGAGGCGGTCTTCCGCGACGATCCCCGCTGGGGCGAACTGATCGCCCTGTTCGGCGAGGCCGACGGGCCGTCGGCGCGGGCGGTCATCCTGGTCCGCGCCCGCCGGATCTCCGATGTCTGCGGTTACGCCGTCCCCCTCATGGAGTACCAGGGCGAGCGGACTCTGCACGCGGAGTACTTCGGCCGCAAGAGCGACGAGGAGTTCGCCGCCTACTGCGAGAAGAAGGAATTCATCGGATCGAGCCTCGACGGCCTGCCTGCGCTGCCGCTGCCCCTTCCGCCACGTACGGTCTGA
- a CDS encoding L,D-transpeptidase family protein produces MRTALVTGSLIVTALLPQGPPPLPDRLADTGGGSQLITAVAPSPGSTTGRVIWWERWAGRWHQSGSAPARFGSGGLTDGATRVQGTGTTPTGLYELPYAFGIRRAPGGTDHDYRQVTADSWWCQDNASAHYNRWVEPLPADCAPGEAEHLVTYEKQYAHALVIGFNYDRPVRGRGAGIFLHVNGKGATAGCVSVPERAMRAILRWADPRRRPHIAIGTEEGPLAVTRY; encoded by the coding sequence CTGCGTACCGCTCTTGTCACCGGCTCACTGATCGTCACGGCCCTGCTCCCGCAGGGCCCCCCGCCCCTGCCCGACCGTCTCGCCGACACCGGCGGCGGCAGTCAGCTGATCACCGCCGTCGCACCCTCGCCCGGATCCACGACCGGCCGGGTGATCTGGTGGGAGCGGTGGGCCGGGCGCTGGCACCAGTCCGGGAGTGCGCCCGCCCGCTTCGGGTCGGGCGGGCTCACGGACGGCGCGACCCGGGTCCAGGGCACCGGCACCACGCCCACCGGGCTGTACGAACTGCCCTACGCCTTCGGGATCCGGCGGGCACCGGGCGGAACGGACCACGACTACCGGCAGGTGACCGCCGATTCGTGGTGGTGCCAGGACAACGCCTCCGCGCACTACAACCGGTGGGTGGAGCCGCTGCCGGCGGACTGCGCGCCGGGCGAGGCCGAACACCTGGTGACCTACGAGAAGCAGTACGCGCACGCGCTGGTCATCGGCTTCAACTACGACCGGCCCGTGCGCGGCCGGGGCGCCGGGATCTTCCTGCACGTCAACGGCAAGGGCGCGACCGCCGGTTGCGTGTCCGTGCCCGAGCGGGCCATGCGGGCGATCCTGCGCTGGGCGGACCCGCGCCGCCGTCCGCACATCGCGATCGGCACGGAGGAGGGGCCGCTCGCCGTCACCCGCTACTAG
- a CDS encoding arginine repressor, whose amino-acid sequence MSQAQDNEQGGQAVPQTRTARHRRIVDILNRQPVRSQSQLAKLLADDGLSVTQATLSRDLDELGAVKIRNTGGELIYAVPSEGGFRTPQAPLGESAKEERMRRLSGELLISAEASANLVVLRTPPGAAQFLASAIDQAELRAILGTIAGDDTLMLISRDPAGGQALADHLLRLAQKES is encoded by the coding sequence ATGAGTCAGGCGCAGGACAACGAGCAGGGCGGCCAGGCCGTCCCGCAGACCCGCACAGCGCGTCACCGCCGGATCGTGGACATCCTCAACCGGCAGCCGGTCCGCTCCCAGAGCCAGCTGGCCAAGCTGCTGGCCGACGACGGGCTGAGCGTCACCCAGGCGACGCTCTCGCGCGACCTCGACGAGCTGGGCGCGGTGAAGATCCGCAACACCGGCGGCGAGCTGATCTACGCGGTACCCAGCGAGGGCGGTTTCCGCACCCCGCAGGCTCCGCTCGGCGAGTCCGCGAAGGAGGAGCGCATGCGGCGCCTCTCCGGGGAGCTGCTGATCTCGGCGGAAGCCTCCGCGAACCTCGTGGTCCTGCGCACCCCGCCGGGTGCGGCGCAGTTCCTCGCCTCGGCGATCGACCAGGCCGAGCTCCGCGCGATCCTCGGCACGATCGCCGGCGACGACACCCTGATGCTGATCAGCAGGGACCCGGCGGGCGGCCAGGCCCTCGCCGACCACCTGCTGAGGCTGGCGCAGAAGGAGAGCTGA
- a CDS encoding acetylornithine transaminase: protein MTKGTGNQEYGARWQGALANNYGTPAVALVRGDGAQVWDADGKQYTDFVGGIAVNALGHAHPAIVAAVTEQISTLGHVSNLFISEPVVALGERLLQLFGRPGKVFFCNSGAESIEAAFKIGRLTGRTHMVATDGGFHGRTMGALALTGQPKKQEPFRPLPGDVTHVPFGDVEALRAAVTEETALVVIEPIQGENGVVVPPAGYLTAAREITRATGTLLVLDEVQTGIGRCGQWFEHQAHEDVEPDIVTLAKGLGGGLPIGAVVAFGPVADLLQPGQHGTTFGGNPVACAAGLAVIDTVASGGLLDRVKARGERLRSGIEGTGHALVSHVRGSGLLLGIVLTEPLAAQVQQAAQDAGFLVNAPAPDVVRLMPPYVLTEAEADAFVRALPGILDAAGGDGSGE, encoded by the coding sequence ATGACGAAGGGCACCGGCAACCAGGAGTACGGCGCTCGCTGGCAGGGGGCGCTGGCCAACAACTACGGCACCCCCGCGGTCGCGCTCGTACGCGGCGACGGCGCCCAGGTCTGGGACGCCGACGGCAAGCAGTACACCGACTTCGTCGGCGGCATCGCGGTCAACGCCCTCGGGCACGCCCACCCGGCGATCGTCGCGGCCGTGACCGAGCAGATCTCCACGCTCGGCCACGTCTCCAACCTCTTCATCTCCGAGCCGGTCGTCGCGCTCGGCGAGCGGCTGCTCCAGCTCTTCGGCCGCCCCGGCAAGGTCTTCTTCTGCAACTCCGGCGCCGAGTCCATCGAGGCCGCCTTCAAGATCGGCCGGCTGACCGGGCGGACCCACATGGTCGCCACCGACGGCGGCTTCCACGGCCGGACCATGGGCGCCCTCGCACTCACCGGACAGCCGAAGAAGCAGGAGCCCTTCCGGCCGCTGCCGGGCGACGTCACGCACGTCCCGTTCGGTGACGTCGAGGCCCTGCGGGCCGCCGTCACCGAGGAGACCGCGCTCGTGGTCATCGAGCCCATCCAGGGCGAGAACGGCGTCGTCGTGCCCCCCGCCGGGTACCTGACGGCCGCCCGCGAGATCACCCGCGCCACCGGCACCCTGCTCGTCCTCGACGAGGTCCAGACCGGCATCGGCCGGTGCGGCCAGTGGTTCGAGCACCAGGCCCACGAGGACGTCGAGCCCGACATCGTCACCCTCGCCAAGGGGCTGGGCGGCGGGCTGCCCATCGGCGCTGTCGTCGCCTTCGGCCCCGTGGCCGACCTGCTCCAGCCGGGCCAGCACGGCACGACCTTCGGCGGGAACCCCGTCGCCTGCGCCGCCGGGCTCGCCGTCATCGACACCGTCGCCTCGGGCGGGCTGCTCGACCGGGTCAAAGCCCGCGGCGAGCGCCTGCGCTCCGGGATCGAGGGCACGGGCCACGCCCTGGTCTCCCACGTCCGGGGCTCGGGTCTGCTGCTGGGTATCGTGCTGACCGAGCCGCTCGCCGCCCAGGTGCAGCAGGCGGCTCAGGATGCCGGTTTCCTGGTCAACGCGCCCGCCCCCGACGTCGTACGGCTCATGCCCCCGTACGTACTCACCGAGGCCGAGGCGGACGCGTTCGTCCGGGCCCTGCCCGGCATCCTCGACGCAGCAGGCGGGGACGGATCCGGAGAATGA